Proteins from one Zingiber officinale cultivar Zhangliang unplaced genomic scaffold, Zo_v1.1 ctg229, whole genome shotgun sequence genomic window:
- the LOC122036994 gene encoding transcription factor bHLH49-like isoform X2, giving the protein MHSTLQSKGVVGTSLSAGIVTEDCLGNTWDPLTVVESMNFTEANRVSSYSDHELQNVKIEEQHDATQKNELSPGSSNHSPSNKNSKGSDASKDDYLHVRARRGQATNSHSLAERVRRGKISERMKLLQDLVPGCNKINGKAMMLDEIINYVQSLQCQVEFLSMKLVAADPEMSFDPQRIVPKDVLQPFYGGTAWNAYNFQRITQHGMPCIPPTSRDLQQASLLHVPQLDQHLSPWQNELLSMNPAASEVATDHTGGFLLAQTP; this is encoded by the exons ATGCATTCCACTCTACAATCCAAGGGAGTTGTTGGCACATCACTTTCGGCTGGGATAGTCACTGAGGACTGCTTGGGGAACACTTGGGATCCCCTCACTGTGGTTGAAAGTATGAACTTTACTGAGGCAAATAGAGTCTCTTCCTACAGCGACCATGAACTTCAGAATGTGAAGATTGAAGAGCAGCATGATGCTACACAGAAGAATGAGCTGAGCCCAGGAAGCAGCAACCATAGCCCAAGCAACAAAAATAGCAAAGGCTCTGATGCTTCAAAAGATGACTACCTTCATGTACGGGCCAGGAGAGGCCAGGCCACCAACAGTCACAGCCTTGCAGAAAGA GTTAGAAGGGGAAAGATTAGTGAAAGAATGAAACTCCTTCAAGATCTTGTTCCAGGATGCAACAAG ATCAATGGCAAGGCTATGATGCTTGATGAGATAATCAACTATGTACAGTCGTTGCAGTGCCAAGTTGAG TTCCTTTCGATGAAGCTTGTGGCTGCCGATCCGGAAATGAGCTTTGATCCTCAGAGAATTGTTCCTAAAGAT GTACTCCAACCGTTCTACGGAGGAACGGCATGGAATGCCTACAACTTTCAAAGAATCACTCAGCATGGAATGCCTTGCATTCCTCCTACCTCAAGGGACTTGCAACAAGCTTCCTTGTTACATGTCCCACAATTAGATCAG CATTTGAGTCCATGGCAGAATGAACTCCTCAGCATGAATCCGGCTGCTAGTGAAGTTGCAACAGATCATACTGGAGGCTTTTTACTGGCACAGACTCCATGA
- the LOC122036995 gene encoding uncharacterized protein LOC122036995 translates to MTSHSSVIHGSCQQTPLSMEFASCDVGAWREALLAYDVGLSLLRKPDLLPLDAFYRTELPLLLLRRDPRPFLTKPELHRLMQWKLTRGKWRPRLLNFISSLEEHLVESASRKAFTALPDLSQAVSELTVLKGVGPATASAVLAAYAPDVAPFMSDEAMIASMGNVKDYTLKQYLAFAEKLQMKAKELSVEGNCFTPVDVERALWSSAVRAKLLHSPSDDKSEAEAGVKRSTKRKRKI, encoded by the exons ATGACGTCACACTCGTCCGTCATACATGGATCGTGTCAGCAAACCCCTCTTTCGATGGAGTTCGCTAGCTGCGACGTGGGAGCGTGGAGGGAGGCGCTCTTAGCCTACGACGTCGGCCTCTCCCTCCTCCGGAAGCCCGATCTGCTCCCGCTCGACGCCTTCTACCGGACTGagctccccctcctcctcctccgacgGGACCCCCGCCCTTTCCTCACCAAGCCCGAGCTCCACCGCCTCATGCAATGGAAGCTCACCCGAGGCAAATGGAG GCCTCGGCTACTGAATTTCATTTCCTCGCTGGAGGAGCACTTGGTGGAATCCGCTTCTCGAAAGGCATTCACGGCACTTCCGGACCTCTCCCAAGCCGTATCCGAGCTAACGGTTCTGAAgggagtcggaccggcgactgcTTCCGCTGTTTTAGCAGCCTATGCGCCGGATGTCGCGCCGTTCATGTCCGATGAG GCTATGATTGCGTCTATGGGGAACGTGAAAGACTATACATTGAAGCAATATCTCGCGTTTGCTGAGAAGTTGCAGATGAAGGCAAAG GAGTTGAGCGTTGAAGGGAATTGTTTTACTCCCGTGGATGTTGAGAGAGCTTTGTGGAGCTCAGCAGTTCGCGCCAAGTTACTCCATTCTCCATCAGATGATAAATCAGAGGCTGAGGCTGGTGTCAAGAGAAGCACCAAGAGGAAACGTAAAATTTGA
- the LOC122036994 gene encoding transcription factor BHLH094-like isoform X1, which translates to MLGASVFFNCSKREVIFNNLQLHSSNCLPKEKMHSTLQSKGVVGTSLSAGIVTEDCLGNTWDPLTVVESMNFTEANRVSSYSDHELQNVKIEEQHDATQKNELSPGSSNHSPSNKNSKGSDASKDDYLHVRARRGQATNSHSLAERVRRGKISERMKLLQDLVPGCNKINGKAMMLDEIINYVQSLQCQVEFLSMKLVAADPEMSFDPQRIVPKDVLQPFYGGTAWNAYNFQRITQHGMPCIPPTSRDLQQASLLHVPQLDQHLSPWQNELLSMNPAASEVATDHTGGFLLAQTP; encoded by the exons ATGTTGGGTGCTTCAGTGTTCTTCAATTGCTCCAAAAGAGAAGTGATCTTCAATAATCTTCAATTGCATTCCTCCAACTGTTTGCCCAAAGAAAAA ATGCATTCCACTCTACAATCCAAGGGAGTTGTTGGCACATCACTTTCGGCTGGGATAGTCACTGAGGACTGCTTGGGGAACACTTGGGATCCCCTCACTGTGGTTGAAAGTATGAACTTTACTGAGGCAAATAGAGTCTCTTCCTACAGCGACCATGAACTTCAGAATGTGAAGATTGAAGAGCAGCATGATGCTACACAGAAGAATGAGCTGAGCCCAGGAAGCAGCAACCATAGCCCAAGCAACAAAAATAGCAAAGGCTCTGATGCTTCAAAAGATGACTACCTTCATGTACGGGCCAGGAGAGGCCAGGCCACCAACAGTCACAGCCTTGCAGAAAGA GTTAGAAGGGGAAAGATTAGTGAAAGAATGAAACTCCTTCAAGATCTTGTTCCAGGATGCAACAAG ATCAATGGCAAGGCTATGATGCTTGATGAGATAATCAACTATGTACAGTCGTTGCAGTGCCAAGTTGAG TTCCTTTCGATGAAGCTTGTGGCTGCCGATCCGGAAATGAGCTTTGATCCTCAGAGAATTGTTCCTAAAGAT GTACTCCAACCGTTCTACGGAGGAACGGCATGGAATGCCTACAACTTTCAAAGAATCACTCAGCATGGAATGCCTTGCATTCCTCCTACCTCAAGGGACTTGCAACAAGCTTCCTTGTTACATGTCCCACAATTAGATCAG CATTTGAGTCCATGGCAGAATGAACTCCTCAGCATGAATCCGGCTGCTAGTGAAGTTGCAACAGATCATACTGGAGGCTTTTTACTGGCACAGACTCCATGA